Proteins encoded in a region of the Vicia villosa cultivar HV-30 ecotype Madison, WI linkage group LG5, Vvil1.0, whole genome shotgun sequence genome:
- the LOC131606300 gene encoding receptor-like protein 7, giving the protein MKTTLLSFFLCYYFIHLNVVVSAKCLQDQQSLLLQFKNNFTFDPQFSTKLKSWNENTACCNWSGVTCDNEGHVIGLDLSEESIYGGFDNSSSLFDLQHLQTLNLAYNNFGSPIPSEFSKLVMLNHLNLSKSFIVGNIPKEISKLTSLVTLDLSSIYSFSKEQGRKISDRNLHSFLQNLTSLKQLYLDGINISTMGHEWGNALLQLRDLQELSMSGCDLSGPLDSSLTKLVNLSVIVLDGNYFASPIPETFSNLKNLTTLNLHDCGLIGTFPQKVFQIKTLSVIDLSGNYNLHGSFPDYSMSESLYRINLESTQFSGTIPHTISNMRFLSHLDLSYCQFNGTLPNSMSNLSHLTYVDLSHNSLSGDIPSSLFTLPSLEEVHLSFNSLNGSLQLDEVLKLRNLTTLDLSYNNISIDVNVANVDLSFVPKFRYLSLVSCNLKSFPSFLINQSTLFSLDLSNNQIQGKIPNWIWKLQDLENFNISHNLLTNLEGPFQNLTSKLGSLDLHNNKLQGSIPSFPKHPYFLDYSKNNFSVVPQYIGSNLSSMEFLSFSHNNLHGSVPNYLCNASQLQILDISFNKFSGIIPPCLLTMTGNFELEVLDLRNNSLTGSIPDMFPKFCFVTRLNFHGNQLQGPIPRSLSHCSFLEVFDIGSNQIVDYFPCFLNEIPTLSVLVLRNNKFHGSIECSENKPWKSIQIVDIAFNNFNGTLPKRYFTTWERMIYNEEVARDINYNMSLDYPYYHDSVTVTCKGQQQDLVKILTIFKAIDFSFNSFEGPIPESLMDLKALYILNFSNNGLSGEIPSSIRNLKQLESLDFSNNSLDGEIPVQLASLTFLSYLNLSFNHLVGKIPTGTQLQSFPASSFEGNDGLYGLPLNETQDVERKDLHPQPTCESIVCLIDWNFLSVELGFVFGLGMIMGPIMFWKKWRVGYWKLADKILCKIFPWMHLEYETHRGQTYTVLRW; this is encoded by the coding sequence ATGAAAACTACATTACTTTCATTCTTTCTCTGCTACTACTTCATTCATCTCAATGTTGTTGTCTCTGCCAAATGTCTCCAAGATCAACAATCATTGTTGCTCcaatttaaaaacaatttcaCATTTGATCCTCAATTTTCCACCAAACTAAAATCATGGAACGAAAACACTGCATGTTGTAATTGGAGTGGTGTAACATGTGACAACGAGGGACATGTTATTGGCCTTGATCTAAGTGAAGAATCAATCTATGGTGGATTTGATAATTCAAGTAGTCTTTTTGATCTCCAACATCTCCAAACCTTGAATTTGGCTTATAACAATTTTGGTTCTCCCATTCCGTCAGAATTCAGTAAGTTGGTGATGCTGAATCATTTGAATTTGTCAAAATCTTTCATTGTGGGGAATATTCCTAAAGAGATTTCAAAGCTTACAAGCTTAGTTACTCTAGATCTCTCTTCTATTTATAGCTTTTCAAAAGAACAAGGGCGGAAAATAAGCGACCGAAATCTACATTCATTTCTCCAAAATCTAACCAGTCTTAAACAACTGTATCTAGATGGTATAAATATATCAACTATGGGACATGAATGGGGAAATGCTTTGTTGCAGTTGCGCGACCTACAAGAGTTGAGTATGTCTGGCTGTGATCTATCAGGACCCCTTGATTCTTCCCTCACTAAATTAGTGAACCTATCTGTCATTGTTCTTGACGGGAACTATTTTGCATCCCCAATTCCAGAAACATTTTCGAATTTGAAAAATCTAACCACCCTGAATCTTCATGATTGTGGATTGATTGGTACATTTCCACAAAAAGTCTTTCAAATTAAAACACTTTCAGTTATTGATTTATCAGGAAACTACAATCTTCATGGGTCATTTCCAGACTATTCAATGAGTGAATCACTTTATAGAATTAATTTGGAAAGCACACAATTCTCTGGAACAATTCCACACACTATTAGCAACATGAGATTCTTATCTCATTTGGATCTTTCTTATTGTCAATTTAATGGAACACTTCCCAACTCAATGTCAAACCTTTCACACCTTACCTACGTCGACCTTTCTCATAATAGTTTAAGTGGTGATATTCCTTCGTCCCTTTTTACACTCCCATCATTGGAGGAGGTACATCTTTCCTTTAACAGCTTGAATGGGTCACTGCAGCTAGATGAGGTTTTAAAGCTTAGAAATTTAACTACACTAGACCTTTCTTACAACAACATATCAATCGATGTGAATGTTGCAAATGTTGATTTGTCTTTTGTTCCGAAATTTAGATATCTAAGTTTGGTATCCTGCAACTTGAAGTCATTCCCTAGTTTCTTGATAAATCAATCAACATTGTTCTCTCTAGACCTTTCAAATAACCAAATTCAAGGAAAAATACCAAACTGGATATGGAAATTACAAGatcttgaaaattttaatatttctcaCAATTTGCTCACTAATTTAGAAGGACCTTTTCAAAATCTTACTTCCAAATTGGGAAGTCTTGACCTTCATAACAACAAACTGCAAGGGTCAATACCTTCTTTTCCTAAACATCCTTATTTTTTGGACTActcaaaaaataatttttcagTTGTCCCACAATATATTGGAAGTAACCTATCATCCATGGAATTCCTATCTTTTTCTCACAATAACTTACATGGAAGCGTCCCTAATTACTTGTGCAATGCTTCACAACTTCAAATCCTAGATATTTCCTTCAACAAATTTTCTGGAATAATTCCTCCATGTTTATTGACAATGACAGGTAACTTTGAACTTGAAGTGTTAGATTTGAGAAATAATAGTCTCACTGGCTCTATACCAGATATGTTTCCAAAATTTTGTTTTGTAACCAGATTAAACTTCCATGGAAATCAATTACAAGGGCCAATTCCAAGGTCTCTATCCCATTGCTCATTTTTAGAGGTTTTTGACATTGGATCAAATCAAATTGTTGATTATTTTCCATGCTTCTTAAATGAAATACCAACACTTAGTGTCTTGGTTTTGAGGAATAACAAATTTCATGGTTCTATAGAATGCTCAGAAAATAAACCGTGGAAATCGATTCAAATTGTGGACATTGCTTTCAACAATTTCAACGGAACACTACCTAAAAGGTATTTTACAACCTGGGAAAGAATGATATATAATGAAGAAGTTGCACGTGACATCAACTACAACATGTCACTCGACTACCCTTATTATCATGATAGTGTTACAGTTACATGTAAAGGTCAACAACAAGATTTGGTTAAAATTCTAACAATTTTCAAAGCCATTGATTTCTCATTCAATTCTTTTGAAGGACCAATACCCGAGTCGTTGATGGACTTGAAAGCACTTTatattttgaacttttcaaaCAATGGTCTTTCAGGTGAAATTCCATCTTCGATAAGGAATTTGAAACAGTTAGAGTCATTGGACTTCTCAAATAACTCCTTGGATGGTGAAATTCCTGTGCAGCTAGCAAGTTTGACCTTCCTTTCTTATTTGAACCTTTCCTTCAATCATTTGGTGGGAAAGATCCCAACAGGTACTCAACTTCAATCGTTTCCAGCTTCTTCCTTTGAAGGAAATGATGGACTATATGGCCTTCCATTAAATGAAACACAAGATGTTGAGAGGAAGGACTTGCATCCACAACCAACATGTGAAAGCATAGTTTGTTTAATAGACTGGAACTTTTTAAGTGTAGAATTGGGATTTGTTTTTGGACTCGGAATGATTATGGGTCCAATCATGTTTTGGAAAAAATGGAGGGTAGGTTATTGGAAACTTGCAGACAAAATTCTCTGCAAAATATTTCCTTGGATGCATCTGGAATATGAAACTCACAGAGGACAAACTTACACAGTTTTAAGGTGGTAG
- the LOC131601351 gene encoding receptor-like protein 43 — MKTTLLSFLLCYYFIYHTLAYAICLQDQQSLLLQLKNNLTFDPQYSTKLKLWNENITCCDWSGVRCDNVGHVIGLDLRGEEICGSFDNATSLLGLFLNSLSNLTHLTSLDLSHNNLSGQIHGLFLNSMSNLTHLTYLDFSHNNLSGEILSSLKTLPSLKLIDLSFNRLSGSLQLNEVSKLRNLTTLDLSYNHISIDMNVANVSLIPNFTYLGLASCNLKSFPSFLINQSKLFYLDLSNNQIQGKIPNWIWKLQNLEKLNISHNFLTNLEAFQSLTSNLLVLDLHHNKLQGSIHVFPEYAYFLDYSNNNFSTVPQYNGGDLPILEFLSFSKNNLHGSIPDYLCNASQLQILDISFNNFSGTIPPCLLTMTSYLEVLDLRNNSLTGPIPDTFPKFCHVSRLNIHGNQLQGPIPWSLSHCSSLEVLDIGSNQIFDHFPCFLNEIPTLSVLVLRNNKFHGSIECSQNKPWKSIQIVDIAFNNFNGKLPTQYFTTWERMLSDEDVARDINYNMSQDYPYYHDSITVTCKGQRQDLVKILTIFKAIDFSFNSFEGPIPLSLMGFKALYVLNFSNNGLTGEIPSSIGNMKQLESLDFSNNSLVGEIPVQLASLSFLSDLNISLNHLVGKIPTGTQLQSFPASSFEGNDGLYGPPLIEKQDGERKDLHPQPTCESIVCSIEWNFLSIELGFVFGLGMIIGPIMFWKKWRVAYWKLADRILCKIFPWMHLEYETHRGKTYTVLRW; from the coding sequence ATGAAAACTACATTGCTTTCATTCCTTCTATGCTATTACTTCATATATCACACTCTTGCTTATGCCATATGTCTCCAAGATCAACAATCATTGTTGCTCCAATTAAAAAACAATCTCACATTTGATCCTCAATATTCCACCAAACTAAAATTGTGGAATGAAAACATTACTTGCTGTGATTGGAGTGGTGTGAGATGTGACAATGTGGGACATGTTATTGGCCTTGATCTAAGAGGAGAAGAAATCTGTGGTTCATTTGATAATGCAACTAGTCTCCTTGGTTTATTTCTCAACTCATTGTCAAACCTCACACACCTTACCTCCCTAGACCTTTCTCATAATAATTTAAGTGGTCAAATTCATGGTTTATTTCTCAACTCAATGTCAAACCTCACACACCTTACTTACCTAGACTTTTCTCATAATAATTTAAGTGGTGAAATTCTTTCATCCCTTAAAACACTCCCATCGCTAAAGTTGATAGATCTTTCCTTTAATAGGTTGAGTGGGTCACTGCAGTTAAATGAGGTTTCGAAGCTTAGAAATTTAACTACACTAGACCTTTCTTACAACCACATATCAATCGATATGAATGTTGCAAATGTGTCTTTAATTCCCAACTTTACATATCTAGGTTTGGCATCCTGCAACTTGAAATCATTCCCTAGTTTTTTgataaatcaatcaaaattgtTCTATTTAGACCTTTCAAATAACCAAATCCAAGGAAAAATACCAAACTGGATATGGAAATTACAAAATCTTGAAAAACTTAATATTTCTCACAATTTTCTCACCAATTTGGAAGCTTTTCAAAGTCTTACTTCCAATTTGCTAGTTCTTGACCTGCATCACAACAAACTGCAGGGGTCAATACATGTTTTTCCTGAATATGCCTATTTTTTAGACTACTCAAACAATAATTTTTCAACTGTCCCACAATATAATGGTGGTGACCTACCAATCTTGGAATTCCTATCTTTTTCTAAGAATAATTTACATGGAAGCATCCCTGATTACTTATGCAATGCTTCACAACTTCAAATCCTAGATATTTCCTTCAACAACTTTTCTGGAACAATTCCTCCATGTTTATTGACAATGACAAGTTACCTTGAAGTGTTAGATTTGAGAAATAATAGTCTCACTGGCCCCATACCAGATACGTTTCCAAAGTTTTGTCATGTGAGTAGATTGAACATCCATGGAAATCAATTACAAGGGCCAATCCCTTGGTCTCTGTCCCACTGCTCATCATTAGAGGTATTGGACATTGgatcaaatcaaatttttgatCATTTTCCATGTTTCTTAAATGAAATACCAACACTTAGTGTCTTGGTTTTGAGGAATAACAAATTTCATGGTTCTATAGAATGCTCACAAAATAAACCTTGGAAATCGATTCAAATTGTGGACATTGCTTTCAACAATTTCAATGGAAAACTACCTACACAGTATTTTACAACCTGGGAAAGAATGCTATCTGATGAAGATGTTGCACGTGACATCAACTACAACATGTCACAAGACTACCCATATTATCATGATAGTATTACAGTTACATGTAAAGGCCAACGACAAGATTTGGTTAAAATTTTAACAATTTTCAAAGCCATTGATTTCTCATTCAATTCTTTTGAAGGGCCAATACCTCTATCGTTGATGGGCTTCAAAGCACtatatgttttgaatttttcaaacaaTGGTCTTACAGGTGAGATCCCATCTTCGATAGGGAATATGAAACAGTTAGAGTCATTGGACTTCTCAAATAACTCTTTGGTTGGTGAAATTCCTGTGCAGCTAGCAAGTTTGTCCTTCCTTTCTGATTTGAACATTTCCTTGAATCATTTGGTGGGAAAGATCCCAACAGGTACTCAACTTCAATCATTTCCAGCTTCTTCCTTTGAAGGAAATGATGGACTATATGGCCCTCCATTGATTGAAAAGCAAGATGGTGAGAGGAAGGACCTGCATCCACAACCAACATGTGAAAGCATAGTTTGTTCAATAGAATGGAACTTTTTAAGTATAGAATTGGGATTTGTTTTTGGACTTGGAATGATTATCGGCCCGATCATGTTTTGGAAGAAATGGAGGGTGGCTTATTGGAAACTTGCTGACAGAATTCTCTGCAAAATATTTCCTTGGATGCATCTTGAATATGAAACTCACAGAGGAAAAACTTACACAGTTTTAAGGTGGTAG
- the LOC131606301 gene encoding receptor-like protein 43, translating into MSTTLLSFLLSYFFIYHTFASAKCLQDQQSLLLQLKNNFTFDPQFSTKLKLWNENTACCNWSGVTCNNEGHVIGLDLSQESIYGGFDDSSTLFSLQYLQKLNLAYNYFNSSIPSGFRKLATLNYLNLSNSHVVRNIPMEISKLTRLNFQGNQLQGPIPRSLFHCSSLEVLDIGSNQIIDHFPCFLNEIPKLSALVLRNNRFHGSIQCSENKPWKSIQIVDIAFNNFNGKLPTQYFKTWERMIYDENVAHDINYNMSRDYPYYHDSVTVTCKGQRQDLVKILTIFKAIDFSFNSFEGRIPLSLMDFKALYVLNFSNNGLTGEIPSSIGNMKQLESLDFSNNSLFGEIPVQLSNLSFLSYLNLSFNNLVGKIPTGTQLQSFPTSSFEGNRGLYGPPLDEIPIGETEDLHPQPACEKLACSTEWNFLCVEFGFVFGLGMIIGPIMFWKKWRVRYWKLLDKILCRIFPWMHLEYATKRGKTYTVLRW; encoded by the exons ATGAGTACTACATTGCTTTCATTCCTTCTCTCCTACTTCTTCATATATCACACTTTTGCTTCTGCCAAATGTCTCCAAGATCAACAATCATTGTTGCttcaattaaaaaacaatttcaCATTTGATCCTCAATTTTCAACGAAACTAAAATTGTGGAATGAAAACACGGCTTGCTGTAATTGGAGTGGTGTAACATGTAACAATGAGGGACATGTTATTGGCCTTGATCTTAGTCAAGAATCAATCTATGGTGGATTTGACGATTCAAGCACTCTTTTTAGTCTCCAATATCTCCAAAAACTGAATTTGGCTTATAACTATTTCAATTCTTCCATACCATCAGGATTCCGCAAGTTGGCGACGTTGAATTATCTGAATTTGTCAAATTCTCACGTTGTGAGGAATATTCCTATGGAGATTTCAAAGCTTACAAG ATTGAACTTCCAAGGAAATCAATTACAAGGGCCAATTCCCAGGTCTCTATTCCACTGCTCATCATTAGAGGTATTGGACATTGGATCAAATCAAATTATTGATCATTTTCCGTGCTTCTTAAATGAAATACCAAAACTTAGTGCCTTGGTTTTGAGGAATAACAGATTTCATGGTTCTATACAATGTTCAGAAAATAAACCTTGGAAGTCGATTCAAATTGTGGACATTGCTTTCAACAACTTCAATGGAAAACTACCTACACAGTATTTTAAAACTTGGGAAAGAATGATATATGATGAAAATGTTGCACATGACATCAACTACAACATGTCACGAGACTACCCATATTATCATGATAGTGTTACAGTTACATGTAAAGGCCAACGACAAGATTTGGTTAAAATTTTAACAATTTTCAAAGCCATTGATTTCTCATTCAATTCTTTTGAAGGCCGAATACCTCTTTCGTTGATGGACTTCAAAGCACtatatgttttgaatttttcaaacaaTGGTCTTACAGGTGAGATCCCATCTTCAATAGGGAACATGAAACAATTAGAGTCATTGGACTTCTCAAATAACTCCTTGTTTGGTGAAATTCCAGTGCAACTATCAAATTTGTCCTTCCTTTCTTATTTGAACCTATCCTTCAATAATTTGGTGGGGAAGATTCCAACAGGTACTCAACTTCAATCATTTCCAACTTCTTCCTTTGAAGGGAATCGTGGACTATATGGTCCTCCATTGGATGAAATTCCAATTGGTGAAACAGAGGACTTGCATCCACAACCAGCATGTGAAAAACTAGCTTGTTCAACAGAGTGGAACTTTTTATGTGTTGAATTTGGATTTGTTTTTGGACTTGGAATGATCATTGGACCTATCATGTTTTGGAAGAAATGGAGGGTGCGATATTGGAAACTTCTAGACAAAATTCTTTGTAGAATTTTTCCTTGGATGCATCTCGAATATGCAACTAAGAGAGGAAAAACGTATACAGTTTTAAGGTGGTAG